The proteins below are encoded in one region of Vespula pensylvanica isolate Volc-1 chromosome 4, ASM1446617v1, whole genome shotgun sequence:
- the LOC122628310 gene encoding glutamate receptor ionotropic, delta-2 isoform X2 has product MYHFYTSQFSVKSTLMLSDRLNSENNKKMAIPSVLKVSSWDDMPFSGIIQENGQWKGTGYAFYILDLLSDKLNFTYTVVPPKEQILGNEHKGIVSMLYEKKIDMIAAFVPILEDLNNYCLFSTTLDMLELTAIMKRPEESATGSGLLAPFDNTVWFCVLTAVIVVGPTIYLFSLIRLKLWKGTEGENYNLPSCIWFVYSALLKQGSTIVAQTDSTRMLFATWWIFILILTSFYTANLTAFLTKPQFTLPINNIKDIVNKEYKWVTFKGRVIEYLLSQPYANELTLLNQTKFQGEYMKIYKEPASFIFDTVENKKLYLGERHYFRKLLFEDYINKTRQGLEHNKRCTYVIMPGSILSKNRAFAFPLHSTIVDAINKVLSSLIESGLIKYVKERDLPLANICPVDLQSMERQLGNTDLFLTYKVIIAGYIIAMIVFIIEFIIKYINSCTKNKKDAKQLPKVAKQIIKYKENSEQSSWRSRLPLYATTNNNHWRDNNVSVNKRSPPPLYHYNAGNTSFMGKRHNINGRNYYVVVDRSGGQRLIPIRTPSAFLFQYTA; this is encoded by the exons atgtatcatttttatacaaGTCAATTCTCGGTGAAATCAACATTAATGTTATCAG ACAGGCTGAATtctgaaaataacaaaaagatgGCAATTCCTTCGGTTTTAAAAGTTTCTTCGTGGGAC GATATGCCGTTTTCTGGAATAATTCAAGAAAATGGTCAATGGAAAGGAACAGGATATGCATTTTATATTCTCGATCTTTTGAgcgataaattaaatttcacgtACACTGTTGTACCACCGAAGGAACAAATACTCGGAAACGAGCATAAAGGAATTGTGAGCATGTTATATGAAAAG aaAATAGACATGATCGCTGCGTTCGTGCCCATATTAGAAGATCTCaacaattattgtttattcaGTACAACATTGGACATGCTCGAATTAACGGCTATAATGAAAAGACCAGAAGAATCTGCAACTGGTTCTGGTCTTCTGGCACCATTCGACAATACCGTTTGGTTTTGCGTTCTTACAGCCGTTATAGTCGTAGGACcgacaatttatttattttctttaattag GTTGAAACTTTGGAAAGGTACGGAaggagaaaattataatttaccaTCTTGTATATGGTTCGTCTATAGTGCATTACTCAAACAAGGATCAACGATCGTCGCTCAAACAG ATTCAACAAGGATGCTCTTCGCTACCTGgtggatttttatattaattctgaCTTCGTTTTATACCGCTAATTTGACAGCATTCCTTACGAAGCCACAATTTACTTTACcgattaacaatataaaagatatagtaaacaaagaatataaatgGGTCACTTTTAAAGGACGTGTGATAGAGTATCTTTTATCTCAG CCTTATGCAAATGAATTAACATTGTTAAACCAAACGAAATTTCAAGGAGAATATATGAAGATATACAAAGAACCAGCAAGTTTCATTTTTGATACCGTCGAAAATA AAAAACTTTATCTCGGAGAACGTCACTATTTTCGAAAGTTATTATTCGAGGATTATATCAATAAGACTCGTCAAGGTTTGGAGCACAACAAACGTTGTACTTATGTTATCATGCCAGGAAGTATTCTTTCCAAAAATCGAGCATTCGCTTTTCCTTTGCACTCGACTATCGTAGATGCCATAAATAAAGT GTTATCTTCTCTAATAGAATCCGGTTTAATCAAATATGTGAAAGAAAGGGATCTTCCATTGGCTAATATTTGTCCGGTGGATCTTCAATCGATGGAAAGGCAACTGGGAAATACTGATTTATTTTTGACTTACAAAGTTATTATAGCCGGATATATTATTGCAATGATCGTTTTCATAATAGAATTTATCATCAAGTATATTAATTCTTGtacgaagaataagaaagacgCGAAGCAATTACCAAAAGTTgcaaaacaaattataaagtaCAAAGAAAATTCAGAACAATCTTCTTGGAGATCACGATTACCTTTGTACgctactactaataataatcattggcGGGATAATAACGTTAGTGTAAATAAGAGAAGCCCACCACCATTATATCACTATAATGCAGGAAATACCTCTTTTATGGGTAAACGACATAACATTAACGGACGTAATTATTACGTAGTTGTAGATAGAAGCGGTGGTCAGAGACTGATACCTATAAGGACGCCATCagcttttttgtttcaatatactgcataa
- the LOC122628310 gene encoding glutamate receptor ionotropic, delta-2 isoform X1 has protein sequence MRNNVVSSSAKMTNFHCFLFIIIILNSFPIGQSSETTKQDRLNSENNKKMAIPSVLKVSSWDDMPFSGIIQENGQWKGTGYAFYILDLLSDKLNFTYTVVPPKEQILGNEHKGIVSMLYEKKIDMIAAFVPILEDLNNYCLFSTTLDMLELTAIMKRPEESATGSGLLAPFDNTVWFCVLTAVIVVGPTIYLFSLIRLKLWKGTEGENYNLPSCIWFVYSALLKQGSTIVAQTDSTRMLFATWWIFILILTSFYTANLTAFLTKPQFTLPINNIKDIVNKEYKWVTFKGRVIEYLLSQPYANELTLLNQTKFQGEYMKIYKEPASFIFDTVENKKLYLGERHYFRKLLFEDYINKTRQGLEHNKRCTYVIMPGSILSKNRAFAFPLHSTIVDAINKVLSSLIESGLIKYVKERDLPLANICPVDLQSMERQLGNTDLFLTYKVIIAGYIIAMIVFIIEFIIKYINSCTKNKKDAKQLPKVAKQIIKYKENSEQSSWRSRLPLYATTNNNHWRDNNVSVNKRSPPPLYHYNAGNTSFMGKRHNINGRNYYVVVDRSGGQRLIPIRTPSAFLFQYTA, from the exons ATGCGGAACAATGTAGTTTCATCAAGTGCTAAAATGActaattttcattgttttttatttatcataattatccTGAATTCTTTTCCCATCGGACAATCGTCAGAAACAACGAAGCAag ACAGGCTGAATtctgaaaataacaaaaagatgGCAATTCCTTCGGTTTTAAAAGTTTCTTCGTGGGAC GATATGCCGTTTTCTGGAATAATTCAAGAAAATGGTCAATGGAAAGGAACAGGATATGCATTTTATATTCTCGATCTTTTGAgcgataaattaaatttcacgtACACTGTTGTACCACCGAAGGAACAAATACTCGGAAACGAGCATAAAGGAATTGTGAGCATGTTATATGAAAAG aaAATAGACATGATCGCTGCGTTCGTGCCCATATTAGAAGATCTCaacaattattgtttattcaGTACAACATTGGACATGCTCGAATTAACGGCTATAATGAAAAGACCAGAAGAATCTGCAACTGGTTCTGGTCTTCTGGCACCATTCGACAATACCGTTTGGTTTTGCGTTCTTACAGCCGTTATAGTCGTAGGACcgacaatttatttattttctttaattag GTTGAAACTTTGGAAAGGTACGGAaggagaaaattataatttaccaTCTTGTATATGGTTCGTCTATAGTGCATTACTCAAACAAGGATCAACGATCGTCGCTCAAACAG ATTCAACAAGGATGCTCTTCGCTACCTGgtggatttttatattaattctgaCTTCGTTTTATACCGCTAATTTGACAGCATTCCTTACGAAGCCACAATTTACTTTACcgattaacaatataaaagatatagtaaacaaagaatataaatgGGTCACTTTTAAAGGACGTGTGATAGAGTATCTTTTATCTCAG CCTTATGCAAATGAATTAACATTGTTAAACCAAACGAAATTTCAAGGAGAATATATGAAGATATACAAAGAACCAGCAAGTTTCATTTTTGATACCGTCGAAAATA AAAAACTTTATCTCGGAGAACGTCACTATTTTCGAAAGTTATTATTCGAGGATTATATCAATAAGACTCGTCAAGGTTTGGAGCACAACAAACGTTGTACTTATGTTATCATGCCAGGAAGTATTCTTTCCAAAAATCGAGCATTCGCTTTTCCTTTGCACTCGACTATCGTAGATGCCATAAATAAAGT GTTATCTTCTCTAATAGAATCCGGTTTAATCAAATATGTGAAAGAAAGGGATCTTCCATTGGCTAATATTTGTCCGGTGGATCTTCAATCGATGGAAAGGCAACTGGGAAATACTGATTTATTTTTGACTTACAAAGTTATTATAGCCGGATATATTATTGCAATGATCGTTTTCATAATAGAATTTATCATCAAGTATATTAATTCTTGtacgaagaataagaaagacgCGAAGCAATTACCAAAAGTTgcaaaacaaattataaagtaCAAAGAAAATTCAGAACAATCTTCTTGGAGATCACGATTACCTTTGTACgctactactaataataatcattggcGGGATAATAACGTTAGTGTAAATAAGAGAAGCCCACCACCATTATATCACTATAATGCAGGAAATACCTCTTTTATGGGTAAACGACATAACATTAACGGACGTAATTATTACGTAGTTGTAGATAGAAGCGGTGGTCAGAGACTGATACCTATAAGGACGCCATCagcttttttgtttcaatatactgcataa
- the LOC122628310 gene encoding glutamate receptor ionotropic, delta-2 isoform X3 — protein MPFSGIIQENGQWKGTGYAFYILDLLSDKLNFTYTVVPPKEQILGNEHKGIVSMLYEKKIDMIAAFVPILEDLNNYCLFSTTLDMLELTAIMKRPEESATGSGLLAPFDNTVWFCVLTAVIVVGPTIYLFSLIRLKLWKGTEGENYNLPSCIWFVYSALLKQGSTIVAQTDSTRMLFATWWIFILILTSFYTANLTAFLTKPQFTLPINNIKDIVNKEYKWVTFKGRVIEYLLSQPYANELTLLNQTKFQGEYMKIYKEPASFIFDTVENKKLYLGERHYFRKLLFEDYINKTRQGLEHNKRCTYVIMPGSILSKNRAFAFPLHSTIVDAINKVLSSLIESGLIKYVKERDLPLANICPVDLQSMERQLGNTDLFLTYKVIIAGYIIAMIVFIIEFIIKYINSCTKNKKDAKQLPKVAKQIIKYKENSEQSSWRSRLPLYATTNNNHWRDNNVSVNKRSPPPLYHYNAGNTSFMGKRHNINGRNYYVVVDRSGGQRLIPIRTPSAFLFQYTA, from the exons ATGCCGTTTTCTGGAATAATTCAAGAAAATGGTCAATGGAAAGGAACAGGATATGCATTTTATATTCTCGATCTTTTGAgcgataaattaaatttcacgtACACTGTTGTACCACCGAAGGAACAAATACTCGGAAACGAGCATAAAGGAATTGTGAGCATGTTATATGAAAAG aaAATAGACATGATCGCTGCGTTCGTGCCCATATTAGAAGATCTCaacaattattgtttattcaGTACAACATTGGACATGCTCGAATTAACGGCTATAATGAAAAGACCAGAAGAATCTGCAACTGGTTCTGGTCTTCTGGCACCATTCGACAATACCGTTTGGTTTTGCGTTCTTACAGCCGTTATAGTCGTAGGACcgacaatttatttattttctttaattag GTTGAAACTTTGGAAAGGTACGGAaggagaaaattataatttaccaTCTTGTATATGGTTCGTCTATAGTGCATTACTCAAACAAGGATCAACGATCGTCGCTCAAACAG ATTCAACAAGGATGCTCTTCGCTACCTGgtggatttttatattaattctgaCTTCGTTTTATACCGCTAATTTGACAGCATTCCTTACGAAGCCACAATTTACTTTACcgattaacaatataaaagatatagtaaacaaagaatataaatgGGTCACTTTTAAAGGACGTGTGATAGAGTATCTTTTATCTCAG CCTTATGCAAATGAATTAACATTGTTAAACCAAACGAAATTTCAAGGAGAATATATGAAGATATACAAAGAACCAGCAAGTTTCATTTTTGATACCGTCGAAAATA AAAAACTTTATCTCGGAGAACGTCACTATTTTCGAAAGTTATTATTCGAGGATTATATCAATAAGACTCGTCAAGGTTTGGAGCACAACAAACGTTGTACTTATGTTATCATGCCAGGAAGTATTCTTTCCAAAAATCGAGCATTCGCTTTTCCTTTGCACTCGACTATCGTAGATGCCATAAATAAAGT GTTATCTTCTCTAATAGAATCCGGTTTAATCAAATATGTGAAAGAAAGGGATCTTCCATTGGCTAATATTTGTCCGGTGGATCTTCAATCGATGGAAAGGCAACTGGGAAATACTGATTTATTTTTGACTTACAAAGTTATTATAGCCGGATATATTATTGCAATGATCGTTTTCATAATAGAATTTATCATCAAGTATATTAATTCTTGtacgaagaataagaaagacgCGAAGCAATTACCAAAAGTTgcaaaacaaattataaagtaCAAAGAAAATTCAGAACAATCTTCTTGGAGATCACGATTACCTTTGTACgctactactaataataatcattggcGGGATAATAACGTTAGTGTAAATAAGAGAAGCCCACCACCATTATATCACTATAATGCAGGAAATACCTCTTTTATGGGTAAACGACATAACATTAACGGACGTAATTATTACGTAGTTGTAGATAGAAGCGGTGGTCAGAGACTGATACCTATAAGGACGCCATCagcttttttgtttcaatatactgcataa
- the LOC122628323 gene encoding microtubule-associated protein RP/EB family member 1 isoform X1, whose product MAVNVYATNVTTDNLSRHDMLAWVNDCLQSSFTKIEELCTGAVYCQFMDMLFPGSVPLKRVKFRTNLEHEYIQNFKILQGGFKKMSVDKIVPIDKLVKGRFQDNFEFLQWFKKFFHANYSGAEPYDALAMRGGEAMGSGGNSAPRGSNVKRPTPRDVNSAKITTRTGDGTQSVQAPIMKPLNKPMNKAQPFRPQQKTGVANRGDSEKVEELSAQVVELKMSIDGLEKERDFYFGKLRDIEVICQDCENGDPPPIIQKILDVLYATEDGFAPPEELEGDGLAPDDEEEY is encoded by the exons ATGGCTGTTAATGTGTATGCAACAAATGTGACCACCGATAATCTAAGTCGTCATGACATGTTGGCATGGGTTAACGATTGCCTGCAATCATCGTTTACCAAGATTGAAGAATTATGTACAGGAGCTGTTTACTGTCAATTCATGGATATGCTCTTTCCTGGAAGTGTACCTTTGAAGAGGGTAAAGTTCAGAACTAATCTTGAACATGAATATATACAGAATTTCAAAATTCTTCAAGGTGGTTTCAAAAAAATGAGCGTTGATAAG ATAGTACCAATTGACAAGCTGGTGAAAGGCAGGTTCCAAGACAACTTTGAATTTTTACAATGGTTCAAGAAGTTTTTTCATGCAAATTACTCAGGAGCAGAACCCTATGATGCACTTGCTATGCGAGGAGGTGAAGCTATGGGTAGTGGTGGGAATAGTGCACCACGTGGCTCAAATGTGAAACGTCCTACACCACGTGATGTAAACTCAGCTAAAATTACCACTCGTACtg GTGATGGAACTCAGTCTGTACAGGCACCTATTATGAAGCCTTTGAATAAAccta tgaATAAAGCTCAACCATTCCGCCCTCAACAAAAGACCGGAGTAGCAAATCGTGGAGATTCCGAAAAAGTTGAAGAGCTCAGTGCACAG gTTGTGGAGCTTAAAATGTCGATCGATggtttagaaaaagaaagagatttctACTTTGGAAAATTACGTGACATAGAAGTAATATGTCAAGATTGTGAGAATGGTGATCCACCTcctattatacaaaaaatattagacGTTCTTTATGCAACAGAG gaTGGATTTGCACCGCCGGAAGAATTAGAGGGAGATGGGTTGGCCCCTGACGACGAGGAAGagtattaa
- the LOC122628323 gene encoding microtubule-associated protein RP/EB family member 1 isoform X2, translated as MAVNVYATNVTTDNLSRHDMLAWVNDCLQSSFTKIEELCTGAVYCQFMDMLFPGSVPLKRVKFRTNLEHEYIQNFKILQGGFKKMSVDKVIPVDKLIKGRFQDNFEFLQWFKKFFDANYDGREYDAYEARGCIPLGSGVDGTHNLSNPQLVPLPPQSKQPQMQQKHTQQRNISSRQQQVNKAQPFRPQQKTGVANRGDSEKVEELSAQVVELKMSIDGLEKERDFYFGKLRDIEVICQDCENGDPPPIIQKILDVLYATEDGFAPPEELEGDGLAPDDEEEY; from the exons ATGGCTGTTAATGTGTATGCAACAAATGTGACCACCGATAATCTAAGTCGTCATGACATGTTGGCATGGGTTAACGATTGCCTGCAATCATCGTTTACCAAGATTGAAGAATTATGTACAGGAGCTGTTTACTGTCAATTCATGGATATGCTCTTTCCTGGAAGTGTACCTTTGAAGAGGGTAAAGTTCAGAACTAATCTTGAACATGAATATATACAGAATTTCAAAATTCTTCAAGGTGGTTTCAAAAAAATGAGCGTTGATAAG GTTATACCAGTGGACAAGCTGATAAAGGGACGCTTTCaagataattttgaatttcttcAATGGTTCAAGAAATTCTTTGATGCAAATTATGATGGTCGTGAGTACGATGCCTATGAAGCTCGTGGTTGTATACCGCTAGGTTCTGGTGTCGATGGAACTCATAATTTATCAAATCCCCAATTGGTACCTCTACCTCCTCAGTCGAAGCAACCACAAATGCAACAAAAACATACCCAACAGCGTAATATATCTTCAAGGCAACAGCAGG tgaATAAAGCTCAACCATTCCGCCCTCAACAAAAGACCGGAGTAGCAAATCGTGGAGATTCCGAAAAAGTTGAAGAGCTCAGTGCACAG gTTGTGGAGCTTAAAATGTCGATCGATggtttagaaaaagaaagagatttctACTTTGGAAAATTACGTGACATAGAAGTAATATGTCAAGATTGTGAGAATGGTGATCCACCTcctattatacaaaaaatattagacGTTCTTTATGCAACAGAG gaTGGATTTGCACCGCCGGAAGAATTAGAGGGAGATGGGTTGGCCCCTGACGACGAGGAAGagtattaa
- the LOC122628323 gene encoding microtubule-associated protein RP/EB family member 1 isoform X3, giving the protein MAVNVYATNVTTDNLSRHDMLAWVNDCLQSSFTKIEELCTGAVYCQFMDMLFPGSVPLKRVKFRTNLEHEYIQNFKILQGGFKKMSVDKIVPIDKLVKGRFQDNFEFLQWFKKFFHANYSGAEPYDALAMRGGEAMGSGGNSAPRGSNVKRPTPRDVNSAKITTRTGDGTQSVQAPIMKPLNKPMNKAQPFRPQQKTGVANRGDSEKVEELSAQVVELKMSIDGLEKERDFYFGKLRDIEVICQDCENGDPPPIIQKILDVLYATEGYENDEGESKQT; this is encoded by the exons ATGGCTGTTAATGTGTATGCAACAAATGTGACCACCGATAATCTAAGTCGTCATGACATGTTGGCATGGGTTAACGATTGCCTGCAATCATCGTTTACCAAGATTGAAGAATTATGTACAGGAGCTGTTTACTGTCAATTCATGGATATGCTCTTTCCTGGAAGTGTACCTTTGAAGAGGGTAAAGTTCAGAACTAATCTTGAACATGAATATATACAGAATTTCAAAATTCTTCAAGGTGGTTTCAAAAAAATGAGCGTTGATAAG ATAGTACCAATTGACAAGCTGGTGAAAGGCAGGTTCCAAGACAACTTTGAATTTTTACAATGGTTCAAGAAGTTTTTTCATGCAAATTACTCAGGAGCAGAACCCTATGATGCACTTGCTATGCGAGGAGGTGAAGCTATGGGTAGTGGTGGGAATAGTGCACCACGTGGCTCAAATGTGAAACGTCCTACACCACGTGATGTAAACTCAGCTAAAATTACCACTCGTACtg GTGATGGAACTCAGTCTGTACAGGCACCTATTATGAAGCCTTTGAATAAAccta tgaATAAAGCTCAACCATTCCGCCCTCAACAAAAGACCGGAGTAGCAAATCGTGGAGATTCCGAAAAAGTTGAAGAGCTCAGTGCACAG gTTGTGGAGCTTAAAATGTCGATCGATggtttagaaaaagaaagagatttctACTTTGGAAAATTACGTGACATAGAAGTAATATGTCAAGATTGTGAGAATGGTGATCCACCTcctattatacaaaaaatattagacGTTCTTTATGCAACAGAG GGTTATGAAAATGATGAAGGAGAAAGCAAACAGACAtag
- the LOC122628321 gene encoding uncharacterized protein LOC122628321: MSSLIVAHDQSIMMLEFAVENLYVPWNSIFDKAILKKVTVMFRFLDEDWTELLPNRRDYCPYRGSNYENERFYGGRSVVFPLPESCFEKPMNAIDIQIYVFKEICDYFELDSCENVGFVLLRVDHLINAIIKELKERKELGLYLCNSHENEPISRSLVGTYTLMNDDLKNTEATIKIYIRITYLGNCVVTEFENSRGIKTAFHCRKDNIEGLPYQLRELTSENLKTGCWGSQSYITPAILKKLKCYCAKDKIEKEILAQMIAHAEATRAAEEARAAEAARAAKAARAAEIARANEAIRASEEARAAEARAAEAALKGIGKEDSNKKKKSKKKDMGADAQILANIDNIYEERIRLLMEAMKERKSRGLGPPAAAFGIKDARKICSPLFTIPCIQVCSPACNPFFPCSNFMPDVGGYLTYTTCCL; encoded by the exons ATGTCTTCATTGATCGTAGCACACGATCAAAGCATCATGATGTTAGAATTTGCAGTTGAGAAC CTGTACGTACCATGGAATTCTATCTTTGACAAGGCAATTTTGAAAAAGGTTACGGTAATGTTTCGTTTTTTGGATGAGGATTGGACCGAGCTTTTACCAAATCGGCGCGATTATTGTCCTTACCGTGGTTCGAATTacgaaaacgaacgattttatgGTGGACGTTCGGTAGTCTTTCCCTTACCCGAATCATGTTTCGAAAAACCTATGAATGCGATTGATATTCAAATCTACGTATTTAAAGAGATATGCGATTATTTCGAGCTCGACTCTTGCGAGAACGTAGGATTCGTATTATTGAGAGTCGATCATTTGATTAATGCCATTATCAAGGAATTAAAAGAACGTAAAGAACTTGGTCTATATTTGTGCAATTCTCATGAAAACGAGCCTATTTCGAG atCATTGGTAGGAACGTATACGTTAATGAACGACGACTTAAAGAATACTGAagcaacaataaaaatatatatacgtatcactTATCTTGGTAATTGCGTTGTCACTGAATTTGAGAACAGTAGAGGTATAAAGACGGCGTTTCATTGTCGTAAGGATAACATTGAAGGACTTCCTTACCAATTACGCGAGTTAACATCAGAGAATCTTAAGACTGGTTGTTGGGGTAGTCAATCCTATATAACACCGGCGATTCTAAAGAAGTTAAAGTGTTACTGCGCAAAGgataagatagagaaagaaatattagccCAAATGATAGCACATGCTGAAGCTACTCGTGCTGCTGAAGAAGCTCGTGCCGCTGAAGCTGCTCGTGCCGCTAAAGCTGCTCGTGCCGCTGAAATAGCACGTGCTAATGAAGCTATTCGTGCTTCTGAAGAAGCTCGTGCTGCTGAAGCTCGTGCTGCTGAAGCTGCATTGAAAGGTATCGGAAAAGAAGACtctaataagaagaagaaaagtaaaaagaaggataTGGGTGCTGATGCTCAAATCCTTGCTaacatagataatatttatgaagaaaGAATTCGTCTTTTAATGGAGGCAATGAAGGAACGTAAAAGTCGAGGATTAGGTCCTCCTGCTGCAGCTTTTGGTATAAAAGATGCAAGAAAGATTTGCTCTCCATTATTTACTATACCTTGTATTCAAGTTTGTTCTCCTGCTTGTAATCCCTTTTTCCCCTGTTCGAACTTTATGCCTGATGTCGGAGGATATCTAACATATACTACATGCTGCTTATGA
- the LOC122628324 gene encoding 39S ribosomal protein L14, mitochondrial, with product MLLHTAALSIASRSISTSTISNQIIKLTRLRVVDNSEIGKQAMLEGRPPRCIHVYNKVGVGYIGDKVLVAIKGEKKKGILVGLKQNQNPKVPKFDSNNIVLIDDSGTPLGTRIHVPIPYILRTILKEKTHSKGADYTKLLAIAPRFV from the exons ATGTTACTTCACACTGCTGCATTGAGTATTGCTTCAAGAAGCATTAGCACTTCTACTATTTCcaatcaaattattaaattaactcGATTAAGAGTTGTTGATAATAGCGAGATAGGAAAACAAGCTATGTTAGAAGGAAGACCACCACGTTGTATTcatgtttataataaagtaGGAGTTGGGTATATTG GTGACAAGGTATTAGTTGCTATAAAaggtgaaaagaagaaaggtatATTAGTTGGTTTAAAGCAAAATCAAAATCCAAAAGTACCTAAATTTGATTCCAATAATATAGTTCTCATAGATGACAGTGGGACACCTTTAGGGACACGAATACATGTACCAATACCCTACATATTAAGAACaatattgaaagagaaaactcATAGCAAAGGAGCAGATTATACAAAGCTGCTCGCTATTGCCCCAAGATTTGTATAA
- the LOC122628322 gene encoding mitochondrial import receptor subunit TOM40 homolog 1-like: protein MGNVSATSAPPPPPPPTSAPTLPQLEKTDPTTGVTTAQTSEQLENPGTIEDLHKKCKDVLPVNFEGAKLMLNKGLSNHFQISHTINMSSVTPSGYRFGATYVGTKQICPTEAYPVLFGDIDPIGNLNANIIHQLGQRLRAKVAVQVQRNKFTAVQMTNDYRGDAYTASLTLGNPDILNGSGVLVMHYLQSITPSIALGGELAYQRGPGLPGGQIVVVSAAGRYTNGESTISCSLGLAGCHVCFHQKASQNLQVGVELEINARLQESTGTIAYQVDLPKADLLFRGSVDTTWTVGAVLEKKLQPLPFSFALSGMLNHSKQQFRLGCGLIIG from the exons atgGGAAACGTGTCGGCTACTTCtgctcctccaccacctccgccTCCAACATCGGCTCCTACACTTCCTCAGCTCGAAAAAACAGATCCCACGACCGGGGTCACGACTGCTCAGACATCGGAACAACTTGAAAATCCTGGCACGATCGAGGACCTTCATAAGAAATGCAAag ATGTACTCCCTGTTAATTTTGAAGGAGCTAAGTTGATGTTGAATAAAGGCCTTAGTAATCACTTTCAGATTTCACATACGATTAATATGAGTTCTGTTACACCGTCTGGATACAG ATTTGGTGCAACTTATGTGGGTACTAAGCAAATATGTCCTACAGAAGCTTATCCTGTTTTATTTGGTGATATTGATCCTATTGGAAATCTAAATGCTAATATAATTCATCAATTAGGACAGAGATTAAGGGCAAAGGTAGCTGTTCaagtacaaagaaataaatttactgcAGTACAAATGACAAATGATTATCGTGGTGATGCTTACACAGCTTCTCTTACATTAGGTAATCCGGATATACTTAATGGGTCTG GTGTTTTAGTTATGCACTATCTTCAGAGCATAACTCCATCTATTGCTCTGGGAGGTGAACTTGCATATCAACGTGGACCAGGATTACCTGGAGGACAAATTGTTGTTGTATCAGCCGCTGGCAGATATACAAATGGAGAGTCTACAATTAGTTGTAGTTTAG gtCTGGCGGGTTGTCACGTTTGTTTTCATCAGAAAGCTAGTCAGAATTTGCAAGTAGGTGTAGAATTGGAAATTAATGCACGATTACAAGAGTCCACAGGTACCATTGCTTATCAAGTTGATTTACCTAAAGCAGATTTATTGTTCAGAG GAAGTGTTGATACGACTTGGACGGTGGGAGCagttttagaaaagaaattacaaccATTGCCATTTTCTTTTGCACTTAGTGGCATGCTCAATCATAGCAAACAACAATTTAGACTTGGTTGTGGCCTTATTATTGGCTAA